The Microbacterium oleivorans genome contains the following window.
AGGCTCGCCCTCCTCGTCGGAGCGCTGCGTCACCAGCGCGCTCGGGCGCTCCTGGCGGTCGGCGTGACCGTCGTGCTCGTGGTCGCCGTGGCGCTCGCGCTGCTCCGGCTGCGGGAGGCGTCGCTCGACAGTGCGCTCGTCGTCCTCGCGATCGGCGGCTCGGCGGTGTCGTTCTGCTTCGCGCTCGTGCCCGTCGTCGTACCGATTCGCGACCCGCTCGACCCGCGACGCTTCGCCGTCACCGGTCGCGACTGGCGGGCCGTCGCAGCGGCCACGGCGCTGGCGAGCCCGCTCAGCCTGCCATCGGTCGCGGTCGTCGTCGTGGGGGTGTTCCTGGCCCTCGCCTGGACGGCGCAGGGCGTCGACCCAGCGGCGGCGGGTTTCGCCGCGGCGCTCGTCGCGGTCACCCAGATGCTCCTCGCGCGCGTCGCTCTCGGCGTCACGGCGCTCCTCCTGCCCGACCGGCGCTCCCGCGAACTGACGTCCCTCCTGGTGCTGGGTCTCGCCGTGATCGCCATTCCCGTGGCGGTGTTCCTCGCCTCGTTGAACGGGGAGGCCGGGATCCCGGCGCCCCTGCGCGCGGCCGTCGACACGCTCGCGCTCACCCCGATCGGTGCCGCGTGGGTGCTGCCCCTCGATCCGAGCCCGCCCGTCGTGGCCGTCGCCGTCCTCACCCCGGTCGTCCTCGCCACGGCATGGGTGCTCATCGTCCGACGCATGCTCACCCGGACCGAACGTCCCGTGTCGGTGCGCGAGCGCCGAGGGCTGGGCTGGTTCACGGTGACTCCGGGCACCCCGGGCGGAGCGGTGGCGGCGCGCTCGCTCATCTACTGGCTGCGCGATCCGCGCTACCTGGTCGACATCGCGATCATCCCGGTGGCGGCGGTCGTCGCCGTGATCCCCCTCATCATCGTGGGCGTGCCCCACGAGATCGCCGCTCTCATCCCCGCCCCGCTCGTGGCACTGCTCCTCGGATGGGTCGTGCACAACGACCTCGCCTACGACGGCTCGGCCGTGTGGCTCCACATCTCCAGCGCCGTGCGCGGCGCATCCGACCGCGCGGGTCGCCTCGTCCCGCTTCTCCTGGTGGCGCTGCCCCTGCTCGCCATCGCGATCCCGGTCGGCATCGGGGTGCACGGCGACTGGGCGGCGCTGCCGGCGATGGTCGGGGTGTGTGCGGCTCTGCTCCTCGGCGGTCTCGGGCTCTCGTCCGTCGCGTCGGTCGTGGCTCCCTACGCCGTCGCGCGCCACGGCGACAGCCCCTTCCAGCAGCCTCAGCGCACCGGTGGCGGTGCGTCGCAGGCCACCGTGCTCGGCGGTGCCGTCGTGACGGCGGTTCCGACTCTCTGGTGGGGTTGGCGCTTCCTCGACGGTGAGCCCGACGCGCAGTGGTGGACTCTCGGGGTCGGCCTCGGAACCGGCGCCGTCGTGCTCGCGTGCGGCATCCTCATCGGCGGGTTGCTGTTCGACCGTCGCGGCGATCGACTGATGACGTTCGCCGAGACGACCTGAGCGTTCGCGGATAGAATCCCGACATGAGCACTCCTCTCGATTCCCCCGACCAGGGCGGCCTCGCGACCCTCGACCGTGAGCTCGAGGAGCTCATCCGCGAGGAGTCGCTCGATCCGGGCGACCACGAGCGGTTCTCGCATTACGTCAAGAAGGACAAGATCCTCGAGTCGGCGATCACCGGGAAGCCGGTGCGTGCACTCTGCGGCAAGAAGTGGACGCCGGGCCGGGACCCCGAGAAGTTCCCCGTGTGCCCCACGTGCAAGGAGATCTACGAGTCGATGACGCGCTGAGCCGCGGCCTCAGTCGGCGTCGCGGTAGGTCGTCGGGATGGCGGGCTCGGAGCGGCTGAGCGCGAGCGCGCGCACCGGAAGCTCCTCGATCACGCGGGCGTGATGAGCGCGAGCCGCCCGGACGCCGGCGGGACCGGTCCAGTCCGCCACGGCGTGGCCGTCGGAGAACAGGGTCGTCTGTAGCGCGCGGGCGTCGGGATGCTCGGCGGGGGAGTCGAGGGGCTCGAAGCCATCGGCGACCACGACGACCTCCTCTTTCGCCGTGCCGCCGTCGAGGACCCGGAACGCCGACTTGCGCCCGCCGTGCGACACCTTGTCGGCCGAGGCCTTCGCCACCGGCAGCCATGACCCGTCCTCGTTCTGACGTGCCACGAGCTTGTATACCATGCCGGCCGTGGGCGTGCCCGATCCCGTGACGAGCGAGGTCCCGACACCGTAGGCGTCGACCGGGGATGCCGCGAGCGCAGCGATCGCGTACTCGTCGAGGTCGCTCGTGACGGTGATCCGGGTGTCGCGGGCGCCCAGCTCGTCGAGCTGTCGGCGTACGTCCGCGGCGACGGTCGGCAGGTCGCCCGAATCGATCCGCACGCCGCCGAGCGCGGGTCCCGCCACGCGCACCGCCGTCGCCACACCCTCGGTGATGTCGTAGGTGTCGATGAGCAGGGTGGTGTCCACGCCGAGCGCCTCGATCTGGCTGCGGAAAGCCGCTTCCTCGCTGTCGTGCAGGAGGGTCCACGCG
Protein-coding sequences here:
- a CDS encoding DUF3039 domain-containing protein, whose translation is MSTPLDSPDQGGLATLDRELEELIREESLDPGDHERFSHYVKKDKILESAITGKPVRALCGKKWTPGRDPEKFPVCPTCKEIYESMTR
- a CDS encoding nicotinate phosphoribosyltransferase gives rise to the protein MTASSALLTDRYEITMLQAALRDSTADRHCVFEVFARRLSGGRRFGVVAGTGRLLEEIENFRFGDDELRFLREHGGVDARTLDWLADYRFTGTITGYREGELYFPGSPVLTVEGSFVEAVVLETLVLSILNYDSAVATAAARMAIAAGDRPLAEMGSRRAHERSAVAAARAAHIAGFGATSNLEAGRTWGIPTMGTAAHAWTLLHDSEEAAFRSQIEALGVDTTLLIDTYDITEGVATAVRVAGPALGGVRIDSGDLPTVAADVRRQLDELGARDTRITVTSDLDEYAIAALAASPVDAYGVGTSLVTGSGTPTAGMVYKLVARQNEDGSWLPVAKASADKVSHGGRKSAFRVLDGGTAKEEVVVVADGFEPLDSPAEHPDARALQTTLFSDGHAVADWTGPAGVRAARAHHARVIEELPVRALALSRSEPAIPTTYRDAD